A single window of Myxocyprinus asiaticus isolate MX2 ecotype Aquarium Trade chromosome 34, UBuf_Myxa_2, whole genome shotgun sequence DNA harbors:
- the LOC127424915 gene encoding protein asteroid homolog 1-like yields MGVRGLTSYVEGNHQFFTDMRFRDCRLVIDGCSLYFRLYFNSGLDQARGGDYDKFAVLVQQFFAALSECNVKPFVVLDGGMDQTDKKFKTLQERTQSKIREAHALSRGSPGSVLPLLTREVFLQVLSELGVPLVQCISEADFEIASLAKHWGCPVLTNDSDFYIFDLHGGYLPYSFFQWNNVSGKATERYIPAQLFTVNRFCSHFNHMNKQLLPLFAVVTGNDYTPAKITEIFFRRVELERVPVGRKSGCSCNPRIESFLLWLAQFTSPVDALEEVLDILGGQQKEKFHTQLSAGIQDYQLPRTSILAQYFSSAQPALPNTQDLPAALISQPEWLLRAFASGKLPSLVLNVLVLQKVLLIAQVENTHQPSSHITSLSIRKTIYSLLLLEKVRHDSQRQQNVTQRGRGRGRGREDLNRQSQGMGGQQCDNLCVVDEYDRQDLNLKKNTVEAQLPNSVHQLNLATVDKVPAQVRLQVLLGTLGMMDHLLQPLPPHLRLPVCVTIFWKNNSKPKPSHPRLQAMLLGLVYGELSWRTAYPDDPLYCSKSAASVCQRLSQLRVNPGQKWDLELGVAHSFSQWQSCMLAGLYLNQLLCFPLPEPRYAWVFSGTLLHGLEAAIRGGHQPESLLAGDTGAWQLYSILLKALTGPAVSATPRMSRGGGQIQAQQRGRGNAGRGPGNEGRGRASGGRGMGHGGKGRGNRSRGMMPADSDLDNRFSLLTFEWT; encoded by the exons ATGGGGGTTCGTGGCCTTACAAGTTATGTCGAAGGAAATCATCAGTTCTTCACAGATATGAGATTTAGAGACTGCCGCTTGGTGATTGATGGGTGTAGCTTGTATTTTCGATTGTATTTTAACTCTGGATTGGATCAAGCAAGGGGTGGAGATTATGACAAATTTGCAGTGTTGGTGCAACAGTTTTTTGCAGCTCTTTCAGAATGCAATGTGAAGCCATTTGTCGTGTTAGATGGTGGGATGGACCAGACAGACAAAAAGTTCAAGACGCTGCAGGAACGAACCCAAAGCAAGATCCGAGAGGCTCATGCTCTTTCCCGAGGATCTCCCGGTTCGGTTCTTCCTCTGCTTACACGTGAAGTCTTCCTACAGGTCCTCTCCGAGCTTGGTGTGCCCTTGGTGCAGTGTATTTCCGAAGCTGATTTTGAGATAGCTTCTCTTGCCAAACATTGGGGATGTCCCGTTTTGACCAATGACAGTGACTTCTACATCTTTGACTTGCATGGTGGCTACTTGCCATATTCATTTTTTCAGTGGAATAATGTCAGTGGTAAGGCCACTGAACGCTACATTCCTGCTCAGCTTTTCACCGTGAACCGCTTCTGCTCGCACTTCAACCATATGAACAAACAGCTTCTGCCACTGTTTGCTGTCGTTACTGGCAACGACTACACTCCTGCTAAAATAACAGAAATATTTTTCCGCCGTGTGGAGCTTGAAAGAGTACCAGTGGGTCGAAAGTCTGGATGTAGTTGCAATCCTCGAATTGAGAGCTTTCTGCTCTGGCTAGCTCAGTTTACCAGTCCTGTAGATGCTTTGGAGGAAGTACTGGATATTTTGggtggacagcagaaagaaaAGTTTCATACTCAGCTCTCTGCAGGAATACAGGACTACCAGCTCCCTCGTACTAGCATTCTGGCTCAATACTTCTCAAGTGCCCAACCTGCACTACCAAATACCCAAGACCTCCCAGCAGCACTGATTTCTCAACCAGAGTGGCTTTTAAGGGCATTCGCATCTGGAAAGCTGCCCTCCTTGGTCTTGAATGTGCTTGTGCTCCAGAAAGTTTTGCTGATTGCCCAAGTGGAGAATACTCACCAGCCCAGCAGTCATATAACCTCACTGAGTATCCGAAAGACCATCTACAGCCTGTTGCTTTTGGAGAAGGTAAGACACGATAGTCAAAGGCAACAGAATGTCACCCAGAGAGGAAGGGGAAGGGGAAGGGGAAGAGAAGATCTAAACAGGCAGTCTCAGGGTATGGGAGGACAACAGTGTGACAACCTATGTGTTGTTGATGAGTATGACAGACAAGACCTCAATCTCAAGAAGAACACCGTGGAGGCTCAACTACCCAACTCTGTGCATCAGCTGAATCTTGCTACAGTTGACAAG GTGCCTGCACAGGTGAGACTGCAGGTGTTGTTGGGAACACTGGGTATGATGGACCACCTTTTGCAGCCATTGCCTCCCCACCTTCGCCTGCCAGTGTGTGTGACGATTTTTTGGAAGAATAACTCTAAACCAAAGCCCAGTCACCCACGACTGCAGGCCATGTTGTTAGGACTGGTATACGGCGAACTCAGCTGGAGAACGGCATATCCTGATG ACCCACTGTATTGCAGCAAATCTGCTGCATCTGTCTGTCAGCGATTATCTCAGCTGAGGGTCAACCCTGGACAAAAGTGGGACCTTGAGCTGGGTGTGGCCCATTCATTCAGCCAATGGCAGTCATGTATGTTGGCGGGGCTTTACCTGAACCAATTACTGTGTTTCCCACTACCTGAGCCTCGATATGCCTG GGTATTCAGTGGTACTCTGTTGCACGGGCTTGAGGCTGCAATAAGAGGGGGTCACCAGCCTGAGTCTCTGCTTGCAGGGGACACTGGTGCTTGGCAGCTCTACTCCATCCTCTTGAAGGCGTTAACAGGCCCTGCAGTATCAGCAACACCAAGAATGAGTAGAGGAGGGGGGCAAATACAAGCACAGCAAAGAGGAAGGGGCAATGCAGGGAGGGGACCGGGCAATGAAGGTAGAGGAAGGGCTAGTGGAGGGAGAGGGATGGGTCATGGTGGAAAAGGGAGGGGCAACAGAAGCAGAGGAATGATGCCTGCAGACAGTGATTTAGATAACAGGTTTTCTTTGTTGACATTTGAGTGGACTTGA